TTCAAGTTTAACAAACTCAAAACTCCTCTAGGAATCTCACCATCCAACTCATTCCGGCTAAAATCAACCGAAGTTAGCTCCGAACAGCTTCCGATAGAAGCCGGAATCTCACCAGTTAAACCGTTTCCACTTACATTAATCTTATACAACGTTTTCAAATTCAACAGCTCCTCCGGTATCCCACCGGTTAAATAATTCGACTGCAATGAAACAGTTGTTAAGTTCACTAAACCGCCTATGGCCCGAGGTATTGTTCCGGTGATCCGATTGTTCGATATAGATACGCTTTGTAAGGACTCGCTATACATTTTCGACGGAAGTTCGCCGGAGAAATAGTTGTCATCTAGCTCAAGCATCTTGAGCAAGGGTAAGCTGAAGATGCTTGCAGGAATTGTTCCGTTGAAGAAGTTTTTCATGATTCGAATCTTCGTTAACGACTTGCAATTGCCAATGGTTTCCGGCAATGGTCCGAAGAAGTAGTTTTCCATTAGTATCAACACCTCTAACTTCCCTGTGGTCAACGAAAAAGTCAAACACGGTTTGGTTGTATATTATGCATATATGAGTTGTACGTTATGCATAATTAGTTGTACAATGTTAatttatacattttttttaaagtttgaaTATGTAATATATAATGGTCAAATACAAACAAATTAAATAATGGCGCAAACGTACaaaatgataaaaagaaaaaaaccaCTTACTggtaaaaaattaattttttacattttttcaAAAAGTAATGAATATTTAGTGTTATGATAAAAactaaattactttttgagtttcTGTTTTGTGTTTTGTGGCTTAACGCTTTGAGGTCAAAATTAAAAACTTAATTAGACTGGTCTCTAAccgctcattttataacgttttgagtccccgtgttttagtggttttaaccacttcaGTCCATAATCAAAGTGAGTTAAGATGAGCGTTTACGGACTCAgggtgttaatttttttttttaaatatggaTTCAAGTGACTGAAAAacaactcaaaaagtaatttactctataataAAAGTGAGTTAATATTCGCACACCCTCTTGGCCCTCTCCTCATCTCTTTCTGTAGATAGATATATATAGAGAGGGACGTGAGAATAGTAAAACGCCTACGACCATGTGTGTAGTGGTGAGTGAAACAAAGGTCCTGCCTTAGACATGAAGCAACATGTGGCTCTTAGTCAGCAAACGGGCTTGAAACAACATTCTGGAGTTTTTTTTGCCAGGCCCAACAAAAAACTTTCGAAAAAATGCCCAGGGGCGGTGCTGGGTCGTTTTTGGGCGTGATTAGGCAAGAAACGCCCAATCCTCtgtccactacacatggtctaataaaataaaaataactacaAGGTGATTAAAAAAGACACGTGTTTCATTTTGCTTCTTCATTTTGTTCAATTTGTTAAATTTGTAATTCAATAAAGTGAACTAACTAGTAATAGTTATGCTACTTGTTAATTTTATCACTCGTAGTCCAATTTTTAGTCCCATAATTACTAAAGTTTTGCTTGTACGCTAAATATTATTTATACCGAATCCTTCCGCTAAATTTACAATTTTATGTAGCATGATTACACTAATTATTGAGCGCTAACTACACTAGTTATCTATACTTAAACATctttttaaaaaccttttttcaataaattaataaatatattCGTAGAATAAATATTACCTCCTTTGCATAAATCTTCCGGAATAGTACCGGTAAGGCGGTTACCAGTAACATCAAGCGATTTCAACCTCCCATTCCGGCCTAAATTCTCCGGCAACGAAAGCGTAAAATTATTCTGCCACAACTGAAGCACCTCCAGATGCGGATAATCACCAATAAACGGAGGAAGCGGACCGGCCAAATGATTCAAAAACAAATTCAACAACGTCAAATTCTTCAGCTCTGATAAACTTTCAGGTATCGCCCCAGAAAGATTATTGTTTGACAAGTCAAGCGACTTCAAGCTCCTTAAACCGGATAAATCCGCCGGTATTTCTCCAGTAAAATTGTTACACTGCAGAAACAGAGTATGCAACTGTTTCAAATTCCCCAAACTTTCTGGTATCACTCCGGAGAGATTACTTCCTCCGACGTCGAGAAGTTTCAATGATTTAAACGAACCGAACTCCGGCGGAAGTCCGCCGGAGTAACTATTGTAGTATCCGAGCCAGAGGTGTTCGAGATACGGTAACCGTGATAAACTCCACGGAATCGTACCGGATAGTTCGTTACCTTGTAAACCTAAATTCTTTAAATACGGAAACTCTGAGTACTCCTCTGGTATTTCTCCAGAGAAGAAATTCCCACCGAGAAAAAGTGTTTTCAACTTTTGCAACTTGATAAACTCCAGGGGCAGCTTGCCCCTGAAGTTATTATTATACACGTCAAAAACTTCAAGCTTATTCATCCCGGTTACAATCTCACCGGGGAACTGCCCGGAGAAAGAATTAGTTGAGAGGTTAACGAACTTAACCGCGGTTAAGTTCGCCAACTCTGCAGGCAGTTCACCGGTGAGTTGGTTACACACGAGTGTAAGATTCAGTATCTGGTTCAAAAACCCTATTTCGGGTGGTATGGTTCCGTACAAGGGAACGTTTGAGATGATCAATGAGGTGACACGTGCGTTTTCGTCGCACGTGACACCTGAGAAGGAGCAATGTGAGGTTGAAGCATTGGTTGTGTTGGGGTTTGGTGGTTGCCAATCGTCTAATCCGGACGTGGCGGGTGGAGCTAACATGGATGATTTGAGCTTCAGGAGTGCTTCGAGATCTGAAAGTGCTTGTGTGGAGGTGATGACAATGAAGATTAGAAGAGGGAgaagaagaagatggttcttCATGTTTGTTGTTGAATGAATGAATGAGGAGGATGTTGGGGGTAGGGTAGTGGTATTATAGGGTGGGAGATGGATGTTGTAGGGGGTATGATATGGAGTGGAAAAAATTGGAAGAATCTCTGACGAGGATCCTCTTTGATTTGAATATAAATCAGAAGAATACATCACCGCCGAACATGTTCTTATTTCCAAGGTGACTATTTATGTGTGATTTAAAATTGGTTAGGGATAATATAAGTTTGTAAACATTTATATCCGAATTATCTAAGTTATATGGTGTGGAATAAACACAATGACTATGTGTAGTGGTGAAGTCATATGACTTCGCAGATGTAAGGGTATACAATATGTGACAAATGTGTAAGAAAAAGGAGTTATGAGTACTTGTATTACCTAGGTGTATAGTGGAGGGTTGTaaccaaatatagcgagaaaccAAAGTGTAACGCCGCTATGCATATCACGGCCATCAAATATTTCAACCCATAGTGCCCGGGGAGGTCTTCACGTAAACATAAGGGTTTTAAGCTTCTCGTTCATGACTAATATGCAGTGGTATAAATCCTGGTAAAGCTTCTCTCACCATTCCTAAATCATTAATTTTATGTTAATttcaatttaaatttaaatttaattcaTATTTTTTTAAGTTATAACTAAATTgaacaacaaataaaataaatatctaaATAATTATATTCAAACACGACACATTaaaacaaaatattaaaaaatagtaTTATTTCTACCCGTCTCTGTCGTCACTATCATCATTGTCTTCAACATGGTTAAAccataaatgtttaacaaaatccaCTCAAAGATTCAATTGTGTATCCCTGTCACGTATCTTTATTCGGATTGCTTCTTTCTAACACATTGGTGCTCGTTATGCTTCTGGCGAATTGATCTGTAGTATAAGCCATAATGCTCAGGCAGTGGTGCGTGAATCATTATGAAAGTGACGTAGCAGGAAGCACGACTCCACACCATCCAGTCTAAATGAGAGATATgcattttaaaacattttaaatgaatgtgtgtgtttttgtttaaTAATTCACGTGAAAATTACCCATTGTTATAATCAATACTAGATCAAAGTCATATAATTATGTAAAGCATGTATAATTATGTTACCGTCAACTTATGTATCTAATTATGCAACCGTACATTGGGTCTTTTAAAagtagttttataaaaatatacattaTACTATAACTTAAAAGACAAAGTCAGTGGAAACTCACCGGCTTTGCCTCCCCCTTCTCCCGTACTTTTACGATGTTGCAATTTTAGCCCCTTAACTTTGGTATCTTTAATGTttcataaaatggcaaatttagtTACTAAACTACTACTCCATTTTACACATAGTTTGCTTTTGACACCCCAATTTTGTGATAGTTTCCTTTTCAGCCCCAACTTTTTATAATTTCCTTCTTACCCCAAAACTTTGTCAAATTTTATATTTACGCTTTCTTAGCCCTTAAGTTTaggaaatgcaatttttaaccacttaactttttatgaactttgtaaatgtcaatttgaccccctcgagagtttttggcttgacgatataaattcgagttagtcgggtcgcgtataatacgttatgattgtatgatataaattcaatttacattacgttttgatccaatcgcaatgcaactataggatacattgagttcaatcggatacCTCAAAACGttcgttttcatatggttaacacatcacacAACGCTTGAACTGATCCGTTTGATATTTGCGAAGTACCCGCGCGCTACGCGCACGAGTTATGCAataaatttttacaaaataattttttaatagtataatgaaacatataaaaattattttacgTTTAACGAAAGTAAAACTGAATTTAATCACAATACAAATACAAGTCATATAAAAGTTGTATTTGTGTGTAGCGATATGTATTGCATATACAATCAGTAGATTTAATATTTGTGTATCATGTTTTTTAAAAGAGCTGAATTGTTTGTGATTCTtgtataaaatatttaaaaaaggtACAAACTTTTTTAATATGTTGACAGTGGTTCAACTCAGTTTTAGGTTCAATTATGGTTCGGGCTTGCGGTAGATCGGGTCAGAACTTGGTGCAAGTTGGATTTGTTTCGCAtatcgggttcgggtcaaacccGGTCAAGAAAACAGGGCAGTGACACAATTCAGTAGTGGCTCGGGTTTCGGCTCGACGCGGTGCAACTCGGGTCAGTTTTTGGGGTTTGGTTTGGGTCGAAAGCAGTCAACGGACCCGGTTCGGGTCAGCAGCAGTAAAACAAGTCAGAGACGGTCAACTGAGGACCGGTAAAGTTTAAACGTAGCGAGTTATTATTACGTTAGTTTAGATTTTATTTAGTTAACGCGCACCGAGCTCGAACCGATACTTTAGTGACTTGTTACGTTTGGCATTTTGATAGAAATTTTATATATTTGTGTTTATATTGTTGAAAATTGTTGACTTTTGAAAAGATAACGACAACTTGAGTATGTCGTACGTCAAACCTTAGTAACCAATCTCCAACAATAACCAAATCAACTGTATGTAAATGTGCACGATATTATGGTGTGTTGCTTTGTATTGCAAGATCTAAGCTCAATCAAATGGAGCTGACTTCATGTGTTGGCAACGTCAAGTTCCGCTCATAGGTAATGGGGAACAGACGAGCCTATGATGATGTAATGTCTAAAATGAATGTAATGCACCAAGTGACAAACaaacaattaacacataacaCGTGAACTTCACAAGATGGTAATTGCACGTATCTAAATTATGAAAATGTAATAATGTAACACATGATACACCCCAAAACTTGTAATAAAAAAAGGGAAATGAAAGATCCACTCACAATTTTGCGTTTGATGATTCCTTAAAGATAAACGCACAAGGAAAATAGGGAATTCCGAAAGAACGAAGGCAATTACCCTAGATATGGGATTAAAGTACAACATAAACAATCTAGATATTATTTATATGTTGGTAAAAGAAAATCCTAATATTAATTTGCTTAAACTTCCCCAAATTAATTAAATCATTAATTATTTGAAATTTTATAGATTAATCTTATTTGTTATTTACACCATTAAAACAAGAAATGAAAACAAGGGATTAAAAACATGGGGATGGCCGAGTTCGAACCCGTGACCTTAGGTTCCCCTATAAACATCCCATCCGCTGGACTGTGTTCAGTTTTGTGATATAAGTGTATACTAATTAAACTTAAACAACATTTAAAACTACTACACAGATTTGGTTTTCCTAAAAAAAGATATGTATATACATTGTACAGCGAAAAGTCAGGGCCGAGACTCGAACCCGCACCCTGCCTGTATCACTTAACAGATTAACCACTGGACTGCAACATTTATATTATACTTGAACAGAGACGTGTCTGTCATCATCTTCAAGACTTAACTTAACCCAACTCGAAACCCTAGGTACTTCAAACCCAAAATTCAGGCTGTACAGGTTAGCTTTAACGTTGCATCTATAGGGTTTTGttataattgaaaaaaaaaaacgaaaagagGTGAGAAAAGTATATCGAACGAGGGGGATGGAGGGTTTCCGAATATTTCCGACGAGTTTCCTTATTCCGGTGAGATCCTCGAATTCCGGCGAAGGTGCAGGCGGTTTTTAAATTTGTTTTTCTTAGAGTGAAAGGGTCAAGGATTGGGTTGAGGGCATGTATTTAAAACATTAGAGGATAATCACTGATTTCATATTCAAGATCTTATTTTCAACTTTCCGAATTGAAATCGTTTTGGGGAAAACAGTTGTAAGCGTGTTTAGACGAGATGGAGTCCAGGTTCGGTAGGGTCAAATATGGAAACTTCTATCACGAGAAATCAGGAAGGGATTTGATAACTTGCCATATTTGATGTTTACCGGCTTGGGCGGCAAATTTATGTTTCAAAACATGTTGGCTCATGTGAAACCTTTCTTAAAGAACAGATGATACAAAGCCAAAACTATTCTGCAACATCTGATCATGAATAAACAGTGTTTTGAATCCTTCTCCCTTCAATGACAAGATGTCTAACATGTAACGCTTCGCTTTTTTTACCTTTCCTATTTTAGCAAGTCTtgttgtactttctatttttagaCACTTGTACTCTGGTTGGATTCTACTTTCGTTTCAGTTGTAATtcgagactattgatcataatgaaaatggAGTTATCTTAATCATATTCATGTTATCCATGTTAGACTTATGTGCAACTTTTACTCAAAATTCACGTTTTGGACACAATACTATGCTTGAATCTTGATTCTTTATTACACATTGATACTTGATACTCGTTAAACttattaaaacacataaaataatcaaattggaaaataaaatattaaaacctAGGCCATTCGTACGCAGGGagtagcttcgtacgaagggagtAGTTTTGTACGAAGGGGGATGGCAAAATCAAGGAAACCCTAACGTACCCTCAAATCTATAGATAGAGGCCTTAACCCCTCATTCCAATTCACCATTTTCTCTTGCAAATACTCTCAAATTGCTGTTGCGATCAAAAGCTTTGTAAGATTTCTCCTTCTTCATTTTAATTctattttatttcatttattgTATTTCTAATCACAAACTCTTAGACTTTTCTCCAAAAACCTTTGATCCTAATTATCTCGAAGATGGTTTCCACTCGTTTTGCCTAGGCAACCTGTTGTGGAGCATCACTTATACGAGATTGGATCAAAATTCATAAAATTTCACAACTTAACTAAAGCCTCGTCTTGATTATTACACGATCTTGATGGAATCGGGAACCCATCAGACCCTAACTCAATTCATAGTTAAGGGCCTGCATTAGGGTTAATTTCCATCAAGTAATGATCAGTATCGATGGATCAAACATGAACTTTATCAAGaacagtgccttcgtacgaatgGACTATGCCCGTTCGTACGAAGGGACTTCGATGCATATTTTCTGTTTCGATTTCAACTCTGATTGCACACTTGTTTGTCACGATTAAGTGTTTTATTTACTGACTTAAGGTTTATTAAACAGATTAAATGTATACTCCAACATTTTCAATCAAATCAGATCAAACTAAAACTTTTAATAAACATAGCGCCTTCGTACAAAGGGAGCGCCTTCATACAAAGGGAGCGCCTTCGTACGAACCCACACTGCTAACCAAACCGAACTATTTTCATTTCTGTTTTAACCATAGTCTTTACACCTGATCATCCTAATTACTGTTTTAAATCATTATCTTACTGTTTAGCATTCAAAATCAGTTTGTATCGCACCTTCACAGCCCGTTCGTACCAATCAGTAGActcccttcgtacgaagggactAACGCCCTTCGTACGAACGGACTGTCATGTGTTTTAACTTATTTAATTTCACGTATTTTTAAAGATCTTATCCGACACACTTCCATATCAGTAATCTTATAATCCCGTTTACCCATTTCAGCATAATCTCGAGACTTCATCAACTCCGCTCGCGGTTATGTGTATTTCTACGCAAAACTGTGTATTtctacgcaaaactgtgagtatactcgatcccatttttgttttaaacactttgggtgcaacatgtacaatatacaaaaacacacaaaacttaaaacttgtttataATCACAGCGATTTATGAAATcttaatttaaattatattgtcacaatcAGAGTTATGATGCTTTGAGCGAtttgttttcgtctcactccgatgtttccaccatcggttggggtgtgacataacaaCTGCTGCTTCAAAGGTTCGCTCATTACTAAGCACTGCTGTATTGTAAAGACTGTTGAAGACCAATCCACTGAAGAAGTCAAAGATATGCTGGAAGTCAAAGGACTGATCAACCTTTGTGGGAAGCACTGCTAAAGCTTTATCAGCAGTTGAGCTCATCAGAGGATAGCATCATCAGTTTCTTGTTTTCAGTGTTTATTATTGTAACAATGTTTAGCATTTAGCAGTGTTTAGAGGTTGTTAatgttgttagatgtcactgtcttggtgacgtcagcaaagatacCACAATGATAAGGATAGTACTATAAATAGACAGtgcctgtactgttctattagatCACTTCACACACACTTACATTTTGTACGAACAATCACTGTGTGatctcaggctgagggggagatagCAATTCATGCATACGTAGAATCATTGTGTAATACAATCATTCGACACAAAGTATTTATGATGAATGTTGTTCTTCCATTGTTTGTCTTATAAAGTTTTTCTTCATTTCCGCTGCAATTAGCCGATTATTCATCTTATTATCTTCTTCCATCTTTCATTTTACAAAAAAACAATACAAACAattaaactcagatcctaacaattggtatcagagaaTAGGCCAATCAAATTCGatttaacaatcaatttgacataaaagATCAGCTCAATTTCATTAATACTGTGTTGTTCGTATTTGTTGAAAAATAGAGTATAGGCTTAATCACattcaaagttgattaatcaaaAACTTTGTAAAACAACCAAAATGTCTTCACAATCACAAGATCCTCACAACACCGGCACACTACACAAGCCACCTATGCTTGTTAGATCTGAATACAATATCTGGCAACGTATGTATTAGCACAGCAAAACACCGGTTGCTagaagtctgtcatctttggaCCTCATGTTCCAATGGTGCCAAGTGCAGAAGATCCCAAGGTCCAAGTATCTAAGAAGCCTGAAAATTACTCTGAGCAGGATTTTCAGAAGATTGAGTTAGATGCTAAAGCATTCAGTATAGTTGCTACAAGACTACCCAATGACATATATGCTGgcctgttacactgtaacagtgctaAAGAGCTATGGGATGCACTCAAAGAGCAATTTAGTAGGacagaagaggttattgaaaacaacagatATGTCTTAAACCAATAATATGAAACGTTCTGTCATGTTAAGGGAGAGTCATTGACCTAGAAGTTTGAGTGGTTTAGCTGTCTGATTAGTGAGCTAAAACTGGTCAATGTTGAATATGCTAACTCTACTTTAAATAGTAGGTTTCTTAGATCATTACCAGACAAGTGGGACACTATAGCCTTTGTTACTAGAAATTCTGTTGGGTTTAAAGAGATGAGtttgacccaacttcatggtaggctTCTCACATATGAAAGAGAGCttaaccagaaaaagaagttgcaggAATCTGGAAAAGTGGCTGATGATTACTCTTTTGGTAACACAACACTTTTAGGCCAGGAAGAGTCATCTGGTGGTAGTAAGGACCAGAGTTTATGATGACTATATTGACATAACTGCAGGTGGAGCCTTCAACTCTGAGCCTTACTCACCCAACTATGCTTTCACAGTTAATGGGGAAAACCAGATCTCTGATAACTTATCCTTTGAACTGAATGACCTTTACAATTTTGATCCCACAGATCtggaagagatggacattttgcatcagcTTGCCTTGTtgagtgttagaacaagcaagtTTTTATAAAAGAACTGGTAGGAAGTTTCCAGGATTGCATGGGAATTTAAAGGttgggttggataagtcaaaaatcaagtgcTATAAAGTGTAATAGGCTtagacactttgctagggaatgtaggagtcaaaacaGTGGATCAATTATCACTCACCCTAGTCCAAGACCTCAAAACACTCAAACACACCATACACTATTCCCAATATACCCCCGCTCCTTATATGCAAAACACTGCCCATTTTGCACATTCGGTAAACATTGTTCCTGTCCAGTATGTCCAAACCATTGTTCCACAGATTCagtattgtaacaccccgtgttacgaaagtcaaagtcaaagtcaagattgaagtcaaaggaagaaaagattgctaattgcgatctgtcactcttTGCTAAATTACTGATTTGACTGgtaatcgaatcttttattttaatcgctttagttgtattatgtggagtatctattaataatctaTGTTTAATCGTGGTTTATcacatgttttatcgctttatcgctaatcacatcgcaatcgcgctcgcacCTTGATTGATAGATCCTGAATATTATTTTACGTGTGTGTattacttatgtgttacttgtgcatgtttactttatgtgtTGATGAAttgaaacgcaatcgcaactctatcgcaacgcaactcaatcgcaaacgctaaacgtaagttatttataatgattgtatgttagatatagtattatcgcatcgcttaatcgaaactcgcttaaacgcatcgcaacgtcCAACACGCGAAAGGAAACACCGAATCACAACTCGTCGAagccactcgatcgaatggctatccgatcggattgccatccgatcgaggtgCTATCCGATCGAGGTGCCCTCCTATTCGACACTTGTGcacctttccctttttggcaaccaataaataccctcctgtcacatcatttgtgatgtgacagctctctcactCGACCAACTAGCTCAAggccttctttctctcgatttctcgcgattcttgtaagttttcaacctaaatcttgtacttctatgatctacacacacttcttcatcaatttcacctttgaatcttaaattttaaccgtgaaatcagcggatttgaggtgttcaagggtgatgtcatcatggagttcttatgaactttaATCTTTGACCTCATaccaccaagaataactcagatctgaaggatttccacatgatttaaCATGATTtttgcatagatctaaacatttctatggctaaaaggattgaaagatggttttctaaactttctttcaactcttttacactcaatgcactcaaaaaccaatagaatcggagctcgATCTGGTCTTCATTAGTGAAGCATCGGGTTGAGATCTGAATCCTATCAACGAGACAACCGGTTTCGGgatgaacatgaacaaccgtcaaggAACAGTCAACTGATCGgattagggtgattcctgttcgatcgaacgacttgaGACTTGACGAAGTTCCGTTGTTTAgaacgttgtcataccgtctcgagcagactgcaaaactttcaaaaataatcaagttcaagacgatcaggtttgttgggacggattgccacccgatcggatagccatccgatcggattgccatccgaccgaacagctatccgatcggattgccatcttaCCGAACAGCTATCCGATCAGAATGCGCTTGGTTCCACACTtaaattttttttcaaactttcaaagatctgaacgtcgaacggattgccgctCGATCGGATAGCTATCCGATCATCTGACTtttggaacttcaacacttaaccattttcaCAGTTTTCAAATATCATCAGTaactaacggattgccatccgatcggattgctatccgatcgagtgacaatcctgctgtgaacttgttctcgctAAGTGACCTGCCAATCGGATCGCTATTCGATCGAATGACCGTTCGATTGATCGACCtaaagggtagagatacttctctgttttcaaaatgctacaacaaaaactttaaagccatcatacacaaacacatccttaccaaacgaatgtcaatccaatcgaatggccatccgatcggattgccactcgacaCTTAATCACTTTTCACCGTTTTACGCGCTGCTcttcgtttatgctatcgttaactgttcaggctaatctctcagcgctcccttcaatccaagagagtgtttacttgttaaacgctatctgtgagtatactcgaacccttttttgctttacgcacttttgggtgttacatacgttacttattctaaaacacaatcgacacacaacgtaaacactatttatacgctgaccgttattgcatgctacgtgttattcgatgaatgcttgtatgttatgttaacacagtgattgttgcctgacaccttagcaacgatagtactaaagtttggactcagcacctgtcgtggacaggggttgttaagggctttacttcacgtatcccagtggggatatgtgttgcgcattctacaactcgcagtcacgtctgtgcatatttctctatCGATAACCTAattgccttcactttgtacatgttacatgttggttatgcgtaaacgatttcgaactctattatagtatcaaacttgtatgctcacttttacactatgtgtattgaactctattttaacgtatgtgacaggtgcttaggatgctgtGTTTTATCTGCTTTGTGGGAATCAAGTAGGattgagagtctagaaacaaagacaatttatttgcttatttaaatctgagttgtcggaacaatgtTTGTTTTGGGAATacctatgtctgtaataattgaatGCTTGATAGGTTATGGTAtaggacataatattaactatctggtaatttagttgttatggaatttctcttgacaatctgtttcgctcagtgccatgccccgatgattccgccatcgattggggtgtgacagattggtatcagagccgtaactatagggaattaggcacgactcgacctagtccgggtcgacgtcttaaAAAACA
Above is a window of Helianthus annuus cultivar XRQ/B chromosome 14, HanXRQr2.0-SUNRISE, whole genome shotgun sequence DNA encoding:
- the LOC110908232 gene encoding receptor protein kinase CLAVATA1 yields the protein MYSSDLYSNQRGSSSEILPIFSTPYHTPYNIHLPPYNTTTLPPTSSSFIHSTTNMKNHLLLLPLLIFIVITSTQALSDLEALLKLKSSMLAPPATSGLDDWQPPNPNTTNASTSHCSFSGVTCDENARVTSLIISNVPLYGTIPPEIGFLNQILNLTLVCNQLTGELPAELANLTAVKFVNLSTNSFSGQFPGEIVTGMNKLEVFDVYNNNFRGKLPLEFIKLQKLKTLFLGGNFFSGEIPEEYSEFPYLKNLGLQGNELSGTIPWSLSRLPYLEHLWLGYYNSYSGGLPPEFGSFKSLKLLDVGGSNLSGVIPESLGNLKQLHTLFLQCNNFTGEIPADLSGLRSLKSLDLSNNNLSGAIPESLSELKNLTLLNLFLNHLAGPLPPFIGDYPHLEVLQLWQNNFTLSLPENLGRNGRLKSLDVTGNRLTGTIPEDLCKGGKLEVLILMENYFFGPLPETIGNCKSLTKIRIMKNFFNGTIPASIFSLPLLKMLELDDNYFSGELPSKMYSESLQSVSISNNRITGTIPRAIGGLVNLTTVSLQSNYLTGGIPEELLNLKTLYKINVSGNGLTGEIPASIGSCSELTSVDFSRNELDGEIPRGVLSLLNLNILNISRNKMIGEIPSKLGHMKSLTVLDLSFNRFSGRVPSDGQLKDFNDSVFAGNPDLCSPHVVHCPTVSRLNKRSIQPKFLITIICVILVTSFIVIALIHIRKRKHIEKAKMWKLTAFQRLDFKVDDVIACLKDENVIGKGGAGIVYRGSMPNGVDVAIKRLIGKNHGFDAEIQTLGRIKHRHIVRLLGYVSNQETNLLLYEYMSHGSLGEILHGSKGAHLQWETRYKIGVESAKGLCYLHHDCSPLILHRDVKSTNILLDSDYEAHVADFGLAKFLRDAGGSECMSTIAGSYGYIAPEYAYTLKVDEKTDVYSFGVVLLELIAGKKPVGQFGDGVDIVRWVRETISEIPEPSDAAAVLSVLDSRLHGYILSSVIDMFKIAMMCVEDESTARPTMREVVHMLTNPPLHQPCVLTS